Part of the Apodemus sylvaticus chromosome 15, mApoSyl1.1, whole genome shotgun sequence genome is shown below.
ATTTCACAACACTGTTACAAGATCAGTCAGTAGCAAAGCCTTGGTGTCAGCACAGGAGAGTGAGAACTTTAGCTGACACCCATGACTAAGGAAAGGACTTGGCACTAGTGATGTTCGAGTTCTTACACAGAACCTCTCTGCTCACTTCACTCCTAGGAGTCAAAGCAGCTGCTGAGCAGCTACAGTGTGCAGGACGGTGTAACAGGACAGTAGCAAATCAAGAGATGGTCTTCATGAGAAGGTCTCAGCCCATAACTGCTTATGCACCAGCCTTGTGCCTTAATGGTACAAGTGTTTCTCATTATAGCAACTAACTCAAACCTTCACCCTCATGgcaaaaaaatcattctttctgCATCATGTGCCACCGTCATCTCAAAGGGACGTCTGGGAAAACTCACTACTGACTGTTTTATTATTAACAAAGATAAATCTAAGAATGTTATGCTGGAAACATTTATTCTCAATAACATTCTTAGCTACTGTAGGTTTAATAGGTTTAAAAGTTAGCTGTTTAACTCATTATTCGTTTTAAGTCCTCAATACTGGGGCAAAGGAAGACTTGTACATCAAGACAGCATGTGAGATAAACCAAGCACTACTCAAGAGGTCAGAAAATACTTCATAAGGAGCAGGCTATGGAGCAATGGAGACAAGAGACCCAGAACAGCACTTGGAGACTCTGCTTAGGAGATGAGCAAGCCTACCGATAGCGAAGCCTAAGAGCGCCATTTTACTAAACCATCAATACTAGGTATCAGCCACAGTAGCCTCTATTGTACTAACAAATCTATTCTTCCTGCACAACATTAAACTAGGAGTTTGCAGGCTGGACTTTACTCCCTGGAGAGGGGCTTATACCAGCGGACAGCCCAGGTGCTTCAAAATCTGGAATTTAAAGAATGTGActgtatacctttacagttttgttttgtttcatttatgtaCATTGTGTTCTGCCTCCATGGATGTCtgtgagggagtcagatcttctGAAACTGTAATTACAAAgttatgaactgccatgtggatgctaggaactgaacccaggtccttgggaagagcagtacTCTCAACCAAtgagctaactctccagcccctgctgctAAAGATAACAAGCTCCTCACATCTGGATCACACGGGGATTTGTCACATCTCGAAACTTTGCTTTCATTATTACTTCTTAAAACATCTGCACACAAGCAAGGCTCTACAGTCACATAATTCAACAGGAATGGTCTTGTGCAAATCTGTCAATGTAAACCTAGAGAATGGCAAGGTATTACTACTAGAAACCTATATGGTCCCTTTCTACTTACACCTCTAAACGGAGCTGTGAAAGGGAATAAGGCATGAAGGAGGAAGCCATCTTAATACTACACTATCACCCAAATTAGACCTAATTCTTTAGTGAGTAATGACAACACTTATTTATTTGGTGGAAAATAAGGCTCACCTGTAGATTACACTAAACAATATTTGGAGAGGAGATCATGCACCTAGAATAAGAAAAACTCCTGATGTAGGAATTTAAGAATTCTTAACGTCCCTGGACAAAGTTTCTAACCTCATACTCAGAGGACTCATAACTCCACTGGTCTATTCTTAAATGGGAAGTTTCACAGAGTGAAAGATCTCTGATCATTTCTTATGGTGACACCTGTAAGTCATGGACAGACTACCCAGGTCAGCCTCTTTGTGCAAGATAATGGATCCTTTGAGCTGGTGAAAAGGAAGCCCTGGAGTGCTATTACTCGATGCCtctctaaaaacaaaagcaatcacTTCCTAGAAAGAACAGCTGGGAGAGATCAGCCCAGCTGTTTATTGGATGGCTGGACACAAtcttctgagagaaaaagaaacctgAAATCCCACAGAGGAGCCATCAATCTTTCTCCAGGTCAGTGGCaaaaaaatggagggagggagggagggggggggaaggaaaggaaaggaaacaaaagaaaagaaaagaagagaagagaaaagaaaagaaaaagcccttCTATCTATCTAGATCCAAACAAAAATTGCCTGGGAAGACAAAGCATCTATAAGCTTGGCTTTCACTCAGAGGACAACTACTTCTCAATCTTGGTCAATTCCAAAGCTTAGCTTGgacaaacacaaaaatacatgTGTAAGTGTCTACAGACTCACACCATCTTTTAGGGCTCACATGCATGTGAAGGATGACCATTTTGCTAGTCTCCAGCCATGTATCATTCCAGGAACAATCACTGTAATGACCCATGAAGCCTGGTCCCCTGAAATGAGGCTGCCACCACATAGTCAAGCACATTATCTATCACTGGGAAGCAATAAGGAAGACGAGCTTTAGAAACTTCAGACTAAATAAACTGATGTCCACACTGGTAAGAATAAACATCTAATGCATATGCTAAGTCATTCCTTATTTATGAACATTAGTTCGCTAAACTCGACCTACAGCTatttacacacagacagacacatgatgGTATATATTATGTACCTTACTATAAGTCAACAAAAAGGGGGTAAGAGGACTCTAGCATTCCAAATTATTAGGACTCGGCACTAAATAAAAGGGAGAAATTCATATAAATAGCTCCTACTCACTTACTTATGCTATACATACAAGGATGTGTCCATCTCTGCTAACTTGCATAGGAATGTGTTCAAAGGAAATGTTAATTCCTGCAATTTAATCCAAATTTGGACAACCCAAGATTCTGTAACTTTCTCAAAGCCTGAAAGGTTATCTCAAAAAGAACTGTTTaagagaagacagacacaaagCACAGGTATCCATCTAAACACACAGGCAACTGAGTCCACATCTGAAAACTGACTTCTTAATTTCCCAGTCCAGAGAAGGATGGGCCCTATCTACTTGGCTCCAGGTTATAAATCCCAAAATAGAAACTGAGAGAAAAATTGTACAAGGCACTCTAAGTTCTTCAGAAATGCATCCTGTTCATACAGAGATGACTTTTTCCATTTACAGACTCAGTCCCTCAGAAACCCTCCAGAAGATAGGAAGACTGTGTGACAGTCCCTAACCTGAGCACTGGACTCAGGAAGTCCATCATCTGCAAACACGTTGAtgcattacaaaaagaaaaaaaagttttgttttgttttagttatcAGGACTGAGTTTGATTGAAAAGCTATAAAATGATCTATAAAAGTAGTAATTCTCCTTAAGTACAAGGCTTAATAAAAGTCATGCAATTTAAAAAGTTATCAGCTTAAAGAAAGTAGGTACAGAATTTGCTTTCGTCATCTCTAGTGGAGAAGAGGCAGTGTTGAAGACACAGGACTACACACATCATCCTtagaatttttcttaaatttcttcTGCACTACCTTCAATAGGAGAAGCAGTCTATAAAAAAGATCTACTGCCCATGGATGTTGCAACTGGATACCAAGCTAAGATAAGGTTGATATCACAAGTTCTCCCCAAGTGTGATATCCCCCACAAGCACACTGCTAAACCCTAAATTCCCTGCTCATGGCAACCTAGGAACACCTGGCCATCCTACAGAAAATCCACACTCATCAGCAGTAAGACTGCTGAGTGTTCTATGACTGACATTCAGTTTGTAATGAAACATACTCATATGCTAGCTGACTAGAATGGCATAGATGTATACACACAACAAATCTtcaaaaaagacagaaacaagaaagagaacttattAAAAAATGCAGTATGATAGATACCAGTATTAGACAAATGTTTCACAAACGAAGCAAGTGCCAAACCCAGCACACAAGTGGTGCTGACTCTCCTCCACCATACTGGGACATCTTACAGCTGGACCCATTTGGGAAGGCATTTGGCAAATAAGAAATGTTACAAAATGACAAGGAAGCAGCTAGAAAGCAGGTAGAAAAATGATTCATCATCTACTTAGCACTAAATTTATCAGTAATTGCATGGTAGCTGGCAATTctcaaactatattttaaaatatccttaTCTGGTCAATAAATGTGGGGATCATCAGCAGTATTTACTTCCCCCCctaattaaaagcaaaattataGACAGACTGGTAATCAGTTGAGTATCGTTCAGTTTAAGTAGGAAAAAAagtagagggaggggatgggaacAAAGTCTGCTCCAAACTGGTTGCTAACATCTCCATACAGGCCTGCAGGAAAacactcttcctttctcttggcAAGCAGAATCCATACTCACGCTAAcaaccaagcacacacacaaagctgtCCTCAAATCAGTACTATACAACACATCAGACTTTCGGGACTTAACTAGTCATACCGGCTCTATGAGTTCAATCTTTTAACTATAGTAGACAAAAACCTTATAAATGAGCAAATTTACTTCAGCATAAGGTCTACCAAGACTTGGCAATGTAGACACTTTACTCATGACACCTTAGCACATGTCCTGTCCTAAGTGGTGCATGAGAATAATTGGTCTCTCCTTACTTTGGTACAGAAAACTCtaaaaccacattttattttttttttttttttttttttttgcacaatacattttgctttgtttcatatAAGTTGAAGATTTACTTTTCCTTCATCTCTGGGAAAATAGTCTTGCAAATAGATGATTTTTCTGCTAAGTAGAATTTGGCTAAAACCTTCAGCGTAAACAGTGCCTGAGAGGTGCAACAGttacatttttgtgttttcaaagaCCAGCATTTTCTCTTAAGTGTCTCCACATATCCTTAGGTTCATACggagaaataaacaaacatgaaaatgCCAAGCGAACACACAGCAAACAGTCCGACATTTAGTATCACTTTAACCTGTGGAGTCTCTTCTAACATTTGCAAACAAACAGCCTCCTCATCCATCAAGTCTCTGAGACTCCTCTTGCTAAGGCTTTTACTTTTAAAGCCACAAAACCAGTCTATGAACTTCCAATACCggcttctgttttctgtttctttctctctctctctctcacccatgAGGGCTGCTTGCCCATTGGCATAAGCATCTACTGGCGTTTCTGCCTCTGAATGACCCACAGAAGCCACTTGGTTGCCCTCTTCTCGGCATGTCACCAGCAGATTAACATCTTCAGGCTGGAGTCCCTTAATGCTGTCTTCAGACTTCCCATTGGGAATAGTGTGGCTGATGACTTCACTATTCTCACTGCACTGCAGAATACTCTTCTCTTGCATTTTGTATGGTTCGTCTTTCTGAGAGCAGCTCTCCTTTGTCACCAGGATCTTCTTTGACCAAAAGGTAGTAGTACGAATCTGATCCTTTGTGGGAGGTGGTGTGAGAAGACTAACAATTACAGTAATGAGTCCAGTGATCCAAAATAATGCTGTAGCCACATACATATAGTGAATGTCTTTGATGAAGGCCGGCCTGTTGTCAGGTTGGTCACACTCAGGAGCACGGTAGGTAAAAGCCAGTACCAAGCGGACAGCTCCAAGAACAAAGCCTGCCATTCCACCATAGAAAGCCCCTTGCTCATTGCAGCGGTTCCAGAAAATTgccagaaggaagagggctgCCACAGGAGGGGTCAGATAATCTGCCACCTCCTGGATGTAAAGGTACATTTGGCCCCCTTGCATCTCCACAATAATCGGCACCCATGCTATGCTGATGACAACCATAAAAGCCACAAATATCCTACCCACAATCATTAGTTCTCGAGAGCTTGCACTCTTGCGGATAAGTTTGTACACATCGAGGGTGAATATGGTACTTGCGCTGTTAAAGATGGAGTCCAAGTCACTCATCAGAGCTGCAATCATCACGGCCATCATCAGGCCCCGAAGGCCCACAGGAACCAATGTCATCACCAGACGTGGGTAAGCAATATTGGAGCACCCAGCTCTGCTTCCACACACTTTCATGCAGTGTTCTGGGTTGATGCAAGCTATCTCGTTAGCAAACAGTATCCTGGAAATCATTCCTGGTACAACTATGATAAACATTGGTAGAAGCTTCAAGAAGCCAGCCATTAGAGTAGAGCCTTTAGCATGAGCAATGTTTTTGGCTGCTAGAACCCTCTGCACGATGACTTGGTCAGCACACCAGTACCAAACCGAGGCTGGGGTCTGCCCAAGAATGAATCCAGGCCATGGAACATCTTCATCTGTTGGATCTCTCAACATTTTTAGGGCATTCACCTTAGGATTGACCATACAAGAATTTGTGTTGGAAAGGTTGTACTTCAACAAAATGGAAGCAATATCGGGTGAGGCCAACATGTACCTTCTCTTAACTTCCTCAAACCCTCCAATATTTACCATGCTAATAACCATAAGTGTGAGTGCCCCAATGATCATGAGCACAGCCTGGAGAGTGTCTGTGTAGATTACTGCAACAAGGCCTCCGGTGACAGTCAGCAGAGCAGTCATGCCAATGAGCAGGATGACAGACACATAAAGGTTCCAACCCAAGGACTCCTGGATAAAGAGGGCACCTGAATACAGATCCACTGAGAGCTTGGTGAAGATatagagaagcagagacaaggcTGCAAAATAGACCTGAATCCTATGGCCACCGAATCTCTTGGACAAGTATTCAGGCATGGTATATACCCCTGACCGGATGTAAATAGGGATGAAAACCCATCCCAGAAGTTGCAAGAGCAGTAAGGCATTGAACTCCCATGCGCCCACTGCAAATCCACTTGCTGCTCCAGATCCTGCCAGCCCAATGAAGTGTTCACTCCCAATATTACTCACAAACAGAGAGGCACCAATTGCCACCCAGGTCATAGAGCGCCCGGCCAGGAAGTATCCACTCACAGTGCTTCTATTAGATTTCCACATGGCAAAAAAACCAATGCACATGACCAGGATAAAATACAGGGCCACTACGGCAATGTCTGCTGTCTCCAGTACAGCCCTCATTCTGGTAACTTGTGAATGAAATGTCCGAATGACAGAAGCGTCcagatttttatttacttattagtaACCCCAGCCAAGTCTGTAAACCATGCGTGCACTGGACTACACAGAGCAACACAGCAGTTCAAAGTCTTTGTCCTTTGGTTTGCTGTCTTGATGGTGGTGGCTGTGATAAACTTGGAAGGAGACAGTTTAAATTTCCTCCGCTTCTCAATTGGGATTGAGAACTTAGCTTGTACTCTTAATCCACTCTCCACAAGACCATCAGCATTTACTCAGGTGCTGGAGGAGAAATTCTGAGTTGCAGCTAAGTCTAGTGAAGCCTATTGTACCAACCCTGCAAGGCagcaaagacaaaagacaaagatTGAATTAGAGGAGCGTCTCACCGAGCGATGAGGAAACTTTCAATCGAGCAAACATGGCGCAACAtttgttataaaaagaaaaacacatttataATACACTTTAATAAATAACTACAGCAAAGCACAGTCAATACTGTCACAGAGGATAGACATAGCAGCCATCATTTTGAGCTAAAAACTAAAGAGTTATCAGTTGCATCTGCCAACCATGTAAATAATCCTTTCTTGTCTCACTGTAGCAGTCTCAGCTCAGAACAGGTATGGAAAACTTAAAGCACCCTAAGGGAGCATAGGGACACTAAATTTTCCTAACAAGTCAAAACAAATCTgattctgggaaaaaaaatcaggatttcAAATACTATAAATCCTTGTAGTACTGGGGGAAGGGGACTAACATTATGGCTACCTAAAGTCCTAGATGCAGGTACATTTACtagttgttagcatctgcctgaGAAGTTAAATGTTCCTACAGTGTTTGTCAAAAGGAAACCTAGAATTATAAATGGCTAGTGAGAAACAAGATACCCTACACAAAAGTGCTACAACACACAACTTCCCACAATGCACACTGCCCTCATGACACTTTTCTGCTAGGGAGGTGTGGGAAGGAATAGAGAGAAAACTTTAGAAGTAacatcttcccctt
Proteins encoded:
- the Slc5a3 gene encoding sodium/myo-inositol cotransporter, coding for MRAVLETADIAVVALYFILVMCIGFFAMWKSNRSTVSGYFLAGRSMTWVAIGASLFVSNIGSEHFIGLAGSGAASGFAVGAWEFNALLLLQLLGWVFIPIYIRSGVYTMPEYLSKRFGGHRIQVYFAALSLLLYIFTKLSVDLYSGALFIQESLGWNLYVSVILLIGMTALLTVTGGLVAVIYTDTLQAVLMIIGALTLMVISMVNIGGFEEVKRRYMLASPDIASILLKYNLSNTNSCMVNPKVNALKMLRDPTDEDVPWPGFILGQTPASVWYWCADQVIVQRVLAAKNIAHAKGSTLMAGFLKLLPMFIIVVPGMISRILFANEIACINPEHCMKVCGSRAGCSNIAYPRLVMTLVPVGLRGLMMAVMIAALMSDLDSIFNSASTIFTLDVYKLIRKSASSRELMIVGRIFVAFMVVISIAWVPIIVEMQGGQMYLYIQEVADYLTPPVAALFLLAIFWNRCNEQGAFYGGMAGFVLGAVRLVLAFTYRAPECDQPDNRPAFIKDIHYMYVATALFWITGLITVIVSLLTPPPTKDQIRTTTFWSKKILVTKESCSQKDEPYKMQEKSILQCSENSEVISHTIPNGKSEDSIKGLQPEDVNLLVTCREEGNQVASVGHSEAETPVDAYANGQAALMGEREREKETENRSRYWKFIDWFCGFKSKSLSKRSLRDLMDEEAVCLQMLEETPQVKVILNVGLFAVCSLGIFMFVYFSV